Proteins encoded by one window of Nitrospira sp.:
- a CDS encoding PAS domain S-box protein translates to MNSNYARALIPLILAGTFLLDVFMPWGYAVWVVGDVFGAILTLWIEWPIAPYLVATIGTVLAYLGHTLSPPFIPVDIAGFNRVVGIALLWMTAWLVARARRAKLDDATRRLGAIVESSSDAILSVTPDGFVTSWNAGAERLFGYTANEMIGRSTLTIIPAHLSRDRAWELATVRGTHDIQSYDAVRLTKDGRYIDVSVTLSPLKDEVGQFVGVSKVIRDISDRKRGEVLLRQAHEALEIRVKERTAELSAANHSLRILSNRLMQVQEEERSRTVADGPEDRLARYPA, encoded by the coding sequence ATGAACAGTAACTATGCCCGAGCACTGATTCCGTTGATCCTGGCTGGGACGTTCCTTCTCGATGTGTTCATGCCGTGGGGATATGCGGTCTGGGTTGTGGGAGATGTGTTTGGCGCGATCTTGACCCTCTGGATTGAGTGGCCGATTGCCCCGTATCTCGTTGCGACCATCGGGACGGTTCTTGCGTACCTGGGGCACACACTGTCTCCTCCTTTCATTCCGGTAGACATTGCCGGCTTCAATCGTGTTGTGGGCATCGCCCTCCTGTGGATGACGGCATGGCTCGTGGCGCGAGCGAGAAGGGCCAAACTCGACGATGCCACCAGGCGACTGGGTGCGATCGTGGAGAGCAGTAGCGACGCCATTTTGAGCGTGACCCCCGACGGATTCGTGACGTCGTGGAATGCTGGTGCGGAGCGTCTTTTCGGGTATACCGCCAACGAGATGATCGGCCGCTCGACTCTCACGATTATTCCAGCCCATCTCTCTCGGGACAGAGCCTGGGAGCTGGCCACAGTGCGGGGAACCCATGATATTCAAAGTTATGATGCCGTACGGCTGACCAAGGACGGCCGATATATCGATGTGTCAGTCACATTGTCGCCGCTCAAGGACGAGGTTGGTCAGTTTGTAGGGGTCTCGAAGGTCATCAGGGATATCAGCGATAGAAAGAGGGGGGAGGTCCTTCTGAGGCAAGCGCACGAGGCATTAGAAATACGAGTGAAGGAGCGAACCGCCGAATTGAGTGCCGCCAACCATTCCCTCCGGATACTGTCCAACCGATTGATGCAAGTACAGGAGGAGGAGCGAAGTCGGACAGTTGCTGACGGCCCTGAAGATCGACTTGCAAGATATCCAGCATAG